In a single window of the Acipenser ruthenus unplaced genomic scaffold, fAciRut3.2 maternal haplotype, whole genome shotgun sequence genome:
- the LOC131734177 gene encoding NADH dehydrogenase [ubiquinone] 1 alpha subcomplex subunit 6-like, which produces MASSAAAAAARLSGAATGRVVKPIFSRDLDEAKRRVRELYRAWYREVPNAVSVFQLDITVKQGRDKVREQFQKNRLVMDPRVIDMLVIKGKMELEETINVWKQRTHVLRYFHETETPTPRDFLSKFYTGHDP; this is translated from the exons ATGGCGTCatcagctgcagcagcagcagcgaggCTCAGCGGAGCAGCAACCGGCCGGGTTGTGAAGCCGATATTCAGCCGGGATTTAGACGAGGCGAAGCGGCGAGTCCGGGAGCTCTACCGCGCCTGGTACCGTGAGGTTCCGAACGCGG TCTCTGTTTTCCAGTTGGACATCACGGTGAAGCAGGGAAGGGACAAAGTGAGGGAGCAGTTCCAGAAGAACAGGCTCGTGATGGACCCCCGAGTCATCGACATGCTGGTGATCAAG GGTAAGATGGAGCTGGAGGAGACGATCAACGTGTGGAAGCAGCGGACTCACGTGCTGCGCTACTTCCACGAGACGGAGACGCCCACCCCCCGAGACTTCCTGTCCAAGTTCTACACGGGTCACGAcccctga